CAACTCGAAACCACCGCTCGCTTACCGGGCATGCATCGGGTGGCCGGCATGCCGGATCTGCACCCGGGGCGTGGCTACCCGGTCGGCGCGGCATTCTTTTCCGTGGGGCGCTTCTACCCGGCGCTGGTCGGTAACGATATCGGCTGCGGCATGGCGCTATGGCGCACGGATATACCAAGCGCCAGGCTGCATCTGGACAAGCTGGAGAAGCGCCTCGGCAACCTCGACCTGCCGCTCGACGAGAGCTGGCAGGAGGCAGTCGCCGGCTTCGAACTGCCGACCACGGGCCACGAGCGTTCCCTTGGCACCATCGGCGGCGGTAACCATTTCGCCGAGCTGCAGCAGCTCAACGAAAGCTACGACGACGAAGCCCTGGCGGTACTGGGCATCGAGCGCAAACACCTGCTGTTGCTGGTGCACAGCGGCTCGCGCGGCCTGGGCGAGGCGATCCTGCGCGAGCAGGTCGACCTGTTCGGTCACCAAGGATTAGAGGCGGGCAGCGAGGCCAGCAGCCATTACCTGAGCCGGCACGATGGGGCCCTGCAGTTCGCCGAAGCCAACCGCCAGCTGATCGCCCGGCGCATGCTCGAACGCTTGCGTGCCGATGGCGGAGTGCTGCTCGATATCAACCACAATCTGGTTTCGCCAGCACGTGTCGACGGCCTCGATGGCTGGCTGCACCGCAAGGGCGCCACGCCGTCGGACCAGGGCGTAGTAGTGATTCCCGGTTCGCGTGGCGATTACAGCTACCTGGTGCAGCCGATCGCCGATGAGCGCAGCCTGCTGTCCCTGGCCCATGGCGCCGGGCGCAAATGGATGCGCAGCGAGTGCAAGGATCGCCTCGCCGCACGCTACAGCGTCGAGCAACTGAGCCGCACCGCGCTCGGCAGCCGGGTGATCTGCGCCGACCGCGCGCTGATCTACGAGGAGGCGCCGGAGGCCTACAAGGCCATTGATTCGGTGGTAGGCGCCTTGCGCGAGGCTGGTCTGGTGCGTGTACTGGCGCGGCTGAAACCGGTGCTGACCTACAAGACGCGCGGAGGGTGCTGCTGATGATTCTTCTGCAACTCTCCGCGGCCCAGGGGCCGGAGGAATGTGCGCTGGCAGTGGCCAAAGGGCTGCTCAGGCTGCAGGCCGAAGCGGACGGCCTTGGCGTGACGGTGCGGGTACTCGAAGAGGAACCGGGGCCGCGGCGCGGCACCTTGCGTTCGGTATTGCTGGCGCTGGATGGCGAGCAGGCCGAGCGGCTGGCGGGTGACTGGACGGGCTCGCTGCAATGGACCTGCCCCAGCCCGTACCGGCCGGGCCATGCCCGCAAGAACTGGTTCTTCGGTGGTGCGCGGTTCGCCGCGCCGGCACCGGAGCTGGCCGGTGAAATCCGCTTCGAAACCCTGCGCTCGTCCGGGCCGGGTGGCCAGCACGTCAACACCACCGATTCGGCGGTGCGTGCCACCCATGTGGCCAGCGGCATCAGCGTCAAGGTGCAGAGCGAGCGCAGCCAGCACGCCAACAAGCGCATGGCGCTGCTGCTGATCGCCCAGCGCCTCGCCGTGCATGCCCAGGCGCAGGCCGATGCGGCGCGGGCGCAACGTCGCGATGCGCACTTGCAGGTGGAGCGGGGTAACCCGCGGCGGGTGTTTCGTGGTGAGCGCTTCGAGCCCATTGCCGATCGAACGTAGGCGCATAAAAAAACGGGGCCCTCAGGGCCCCGTTTGTTTTCACGCATCAAGTCGATCCGATCACTGCCCCGGAACGTCCTTGCGCAGTTTGACCGGCTCCGGGTCGGCCTTGCCTTCGGCGCGGCGGCGGGCGGTGCGCATGCGGATGTTCAGCGCTTCCACGGCCAGGGAGAAGGCCATGGCGAAGTAGACGTAGCCCTTCGGCACGTGGACTTCGAAGCTCTCGGCGATCAGTACGGTACCGACCACGATGAGGAACGACAGGGCCAGGATCTTCAGGCTAGGGTGCTTCTCGATGAAGTCGCTGATGGTGCCGGCGCAGATCATCATGACGATGACCGCAACGATGATGGCCGCGACCATGACCGGTACGTGGGAGACCATGCCCACTGCGGTGATCACCGAATCCAGCGAGAATACGATGTCGATGATGGCGATCTGGATGATGGTGCCGAGGAACTGCTTGCCGGCGCCCGAGGGCTGCTCGGGGCTTTCTTCCTCGCCTTCCATGCCGTGGTAGATCTCGGTGCTGCTCTTCCACAGCAGGAACAGGCCACCGAAGAACAGGATCAGGTCACGGCCGGAAATGCCCTGGCCGAACAGGTGGAACAGGTCGGTGGTCAGGCGCATGATCCAGGTGATGGAGAGCAGCAGCAGGATGCGCGTGACCATGGCCAGGGCCAGGCCGAAGAAGCGGGTGCGCGCCTGCAGGTGCGGCGGCATGCGCGACACCAGAATGGCGATCATGATGATGTTGTCGATGCCCAGAACGATTTCCAGGGCAGTCAAAGTCAGGAAAGCAACCCAGATCTCCGGGTTGGTGAGCCATTCCATTAGAGGTTCCTTGTGGGTGAATAGAACACTGGCGCGAGGCATCGGCCGGGATGCCGAAGTCTAGCGCCAGTGATGTGAAAATTTCGTCAAAATGTTTGCAGGTCAGCTACCGAACAGCGGAAACACGCCCAGCACCAGGGCGGCAGCCAGGATCGCCATGCACACCAGCACCGCCCACTTGAGGGTGAAGCGCTGCAGGTCGCCGAATTCGATCTTGGCCAGGCCGATCAGCAGGTAGGTCGAGGGCACCAGTGGGCTGAGCAGGTGCACCGGCTGGCCGACGATCGAGGCACGGGCCATTTCCACGGCGCTGATGCCGTAGCCGGAAGCGGCCTGGTTCAGCACCGGCAGGATGCCGTAGTAGAACGCATCGTTGGACATGAAGAAGGTGAACGGCAGGCTCACCAATGCGGTGATCACCGCCAGGTGCGGGCCGAGGGCGTCCGGGATCACTGCCAGCAGGCTCTTGGACATGGCGTCGACCATGCCGGTGCCGCTGAGGATGCCGGTGAAGATACCGGCCGCGAAGATCAGGCCGACCACCGCCAGCACGTTACCGGCATGGGCGGCGATGCGATCCTTCTGCTGCTGCAGGCAGGGGTAGTTGATGATCATGGCGATGCTGAAGGCGATCATGAACAGTACCGGCATCGGCAGCAGGCCGGCGATCAGGGTGGTCATCAGCACGATGGTCAGCAGGGCGTTGATCAGGATCAGCTTCGGGCGACGGGCCTCGGGGAACTGGGACACGCTGATCTCGTCCTGGGTGATCTTGCCTTCCGGCAGTTGCAGCACGCCCAGGCGCTTGCGCTCACGCAGGCCATAGAGGTACGCCACGCCGAACAGCACGATGGCGCCGACGATCATGCCCGGAATCATCGGCACGAAGACGTCCGACGGGTCCACGTGCAGGGCGCTGGCCGCACGAGCGGTGGGGCCGCCCCAGGGGGTCATGTTCATGATGCCGCCGGCCATGATGATCAGGCCGGCCATGATGGTCGGGCTCATCTTCAGGCGGCTGTACAGCGGCAGCATGGCGCCGACGCAGATCATGTAGGTGGTCGAGCCGTCGCCATCGAG
Above is a genomic segment from Pseudomonas argentinensis containing:
- a CDS encoding RNA ligase RtcB family protein, encoding MGTCIRNLSDGAVLVAADDTWIEGKAIQQLETTARLPGMHRVAGMPDLHPGRGYPVGAAFFSVGRFYPALVGNDIGCGMALWRTDIPSARLHLDKLEKRLGNLDLPLDESWQEAVAGFELPTTGHERSLGTIGGGNHFAELQQLNESYDDEALAVLGIERKHLLLLVHSGSRGLGEAILREQVDLFGHQGLEAGSEASSHYLSRHDGALQFAEANRQLIARRMLERLRADGGVLLDINHNLVSPARVDGLDGWLHRKGATPSDQGVVVIPGSRGDYSYLVQPIADERSLLSLAHGAGRKWMRSECKDRLAARYSVEQLSRTALGSRVICADRALIYEEAPEAYKAIDSVVGALREAGLVRVLARLKPVLTYKTRGGCC
- the prfH gene encoding peptide chain release factor H, producing MILLQLSAAQGPEECALAVAKGLLRLQAEADGLGVTVRVLEEEPGPRRGTLRSVLLALDGEQAERLAGDWTGSLQWTCPSPYRPGHARKNWFFGGARFAAPAPELAGEIRFETLRSSGPGGQHVNTTDSAVRATHVASGISVKVQSERSQHANKRMALLLIAQRLAVHAQAQADAARAQRRDAHLQVERGNPRRVFRGERFEPIADRT
- a CDS encoding TerC family protein; this translates as MEWLTNPEIWVAFLTLTALEIVLGIDNIIMIAILVSRMPPHLQARTRFFGLALAMVTRILLLLSITWIMRLTTDLFHLFGQGISGRDLILFFGGLFLLWKSSTEIYHGMEGEEESPEQPSGAGKQFLGTIIQIAIIDIVFSLDSVITAVGMVSHVPVMVAAIIVAVIVMMICAGTISDFIEKHPSLKILALSFLIVVGTVLIAESFEVHVPKGYVYFAMAFSLAVEALNIRMRTARRRAEGKADPEPVKLRKDVPGQ
- a CDS encoding CitMHS family transporter, with translation MLTFLGFAMVSTFMYLIMSKRLSALIALIIIPIIFALIGGFAAQIGPMMLEGISKLAPTGVMLMFAILYFAIMIDSGLFDPPVRLILRMVKGDPLKVAVGTVALALIVSLDGDGSTTYMICVGAMLPLYSRLKMSPTIMAGLIIMAGGIMNMTPWGGPTARAASALHVDPSDVFVPMIPGMIVGAIVLFGVAYLYGLRERKRLGVLQLPEGKITQDEISVSQFPEARRPKLILINALLTIVLMTTLIAGLLPMPVLFMIAFSIAMIINYPCLQQQKDRIAAHAGNVLAVVGLIFAAGIFTGILSGTGMVDAMSKSLLAVIPDALGPHLAVITALVSLPFTFFMSNDAFYYGILPVLNQAASGYGISAVEMARASIVGQPVHLLSPLVPSTYLLIGLAKIEFGDLQRFTLKWAVLVCMAILAAALVLGVFPLFGS